A segment of the Colletotrichum destructivum chromosome 3, complete sequence genome:
ggatTGAGCTTGATGAAGGGGCGGAATGGTTCAGGGAGCAGAATGAGATGATGCACGCGGAGGAGCTGAGCAGGGCCAGCTCGCCATGGGGCAAAGAGGGGCACCGGTGAATGCGGGAGGTACGACGAGCATCAGCACAGGCGTTTCACGGGTTCTCTGGTTGGGGGTGTGGTACGAACGAGGGATGTTCTTATAAGTGTCGAATTCCTCAGGTACAAAAACACGGGCATAAATACCCATAGAAGAGAGTTTGGATCATCATTTGCGCAACATCAGCGGTCCCAGGTGGTAGTGACTGTGAGTTTGGTGTCTCCGATAAGCCATGTCAGAGAAGGTAGACGAGAACGATGGTAACAGTTCGTCGTCGCATATTTATTGATACTGGATATGGTGGCCCCCCTTGACCCGCCATCTCTTTACACGATACGCCCACAAACACACCCCCAAAAACGCCACTCGCCGCCCGCTGTGCCATGACCGCAGCCGCTGGCATGAGAATGGATACTTTTTTCAAAAGGACAGCAGAGAGACTACTATCTCCTCTtgggaggaggcgggggcGGGAACGCTGTCTGGATCACTGACGTCTCGACAGGGCTGCCGCCCAGCGACGTCACTCTCTTCGGCAGCGGCCGCGCGAGGTCCCTCACGACGACAGGCATGGTCTTCGTCGCATCTCCCACGGCCGACGTGGACGAAGATggtgaggacgatgacgacaagTCCACATGCGCAGGATGCCGACTGTGTGCCGGCGCGGGCCAGCCGGCCTGGCTGAGCAGGGGGCTCGCGGTGGTGCCCGACGTCGGGGAGGCgtacgtcgtcgccgggctgaATGTCGCGGCGTGAcccatcgacggcgtcgagaaaCCATGTTCGGAGGGGACGTAGGGTCtgagcggcagcagcggcgccgccgatgtcgTGGAGGTCGGGGTGGCGTAGTAGTCGTCTTGGGGCGAGGACATGTTGAAGCGCGGCGAGTGGGCTTTGAGGGGGATGACGGGGAGGCTCGTGGTGATGCTGGCGAGCGGGAGGGTCTCCTTGTGCGCGGGTTTCCGGTCCGTGTAGGAGGTGGGGGCTGCCGAGCTCTGtagggaggagatggagtTGTGCGGCATCCAGAGGCTCGGCTTCGAGACGGTGCCTGAGGTCGCGTcctggtggtgttggtgaggTTGGTAGTGAGCGACCTCGTGAGCGGATTCGTGAGGACGCTTCTCGTTCTGCgggtcctcttcctcgatgGAGAAAAAGTTTGGTGTCTTGGGTGTGAGGTGCGTCTGACACCGgaaggagagcgaggagACCGGGCGGTGGCCCTTGGCACGGCGGGAAAGCTCGGGGTTGATGCCGCGGCCTTCTCTGCGTGCCTTGCGCTTGCGGTACTGGATGAAGGCGCACCCGGCGACCAagacaagggcgacgacggagcctatgacgatgccgacgatggccgtTGTGGAGAGGCCGGGGCTCTCGTCTTTTTCGGGTGTTTCAGCGTCCTTGGGATCGATCACCGTAATCATTCCTTTGGTGAAGACGGTGTCATTGAGCCCGACAAGCTTTCCCGGGTCTGGCCGTTGCTTGCATCCAGCTCCAAGCGCGATCAGGTCTGGGACGAGTTAGAGAATGGCCAAGGTAAGGCGTATGCGGAGAAGAGCCACCACATACAGTTGGCAAGGTAGTAGTGTTCGCCACCCGCTCTGACGCAAGATAGGCACTTGTCGTATGCCGGGGTGAGCatggcgccgccatccgcaTCGCAGTACGAGTATTGCGATGTCTTCTCCGGGTCCAGCTCGCCGTCCGTGAGGGCGGCCTCCAAAGGACCGCATGCAGTGGACGTCATACAGGGATTGGAGCCGACGCCGGTGGCATTTGGGTACCCGTAGATGCAATAATTGAAGGAGTATCTCATGTTATCTGGCGAGCATGGTCAGTTCCCGGCGTCTTTTTTGAATACGAAGCCGGGCTCACAAGACTTACACAGAAACCAGTCTTGGTCGTTCTCGCCCCCCTGAACGAACTTGCTATCTTGGAGACAGCTCATGCACTGCTGGAACTTCTGACCCGCGGCCTCGGTCTGATATTTGTTGTCCGTACATGTGAtgtccttgcccttggtgTTAGAAGAGTTGGGGTCCGAGATGTCGAGGCCGTTAGAGTCAAGACAGAAGGATGCACACGGCGAGTTCGGCGTGACCTGCAACGCCGAGATATACGCCGGCACGACtgtgatgaggaggaagagagcgGACCGGGCGGCCATTGTGAGGTCTGGCCCAAGCAGTACTTGGGAATGAAAGTCGATGAATTGGAAGCAGACCAAGACTCCAGAGCCTCGTGCTGAAGGATTATGAATGATAAGTATTAGGCAGTTCGTAACCCCCAAAAAAACATTAGCAAGTATCGTGCAAGCCAACAACACTCAAAAAAATATCACAACAAAGCAGAAAAAATTCAATGAGACAATCCCATTGAGAGATCGAGGGTCCAAGAGGTGATATATTCAGCCGATATGCTGATCGCACATCCACCACTCACTCGAACAAGGGGGGTCGGGTCATAGGCAGATGCAGGAACAGATGGTTGGGTGATGGACCGGAGTCGCCTGCAGCCGGCAAGGGTCCATGGGTGCGATCCCGATGTATGGGGAAAGCAGGCCTGGACAAACGCAGCCATATAGAGCAGAGAGCGAGGCCCCAAGATGGAAATGGGCCCGTCGGCCTGCCGCCCATCTGCTCCACGACGGTACGAGATGGGTGTTGGCACCGGCAGAGGGTGTGGTGATGTCGGCCACAGGGTGGCCAATGAGTGGCTGGTCCGGGCCAGCAGAGGGGAGCACAGCGAGTGACGGGAATCCGGACTGTGGCCTCGAGCACTCTGCCACTCGCGCAGGGCTCGTAGACGCCGTTTGCCGACGCGTTAGTCGTCCCCGAAGCTCGTTGGACCTGTCAGGTGAGCTGAGCAAACACGGCACGGCGCTAACGAGTCCCCAGCACTCGCAGGCTGTCTGGACGCGGTGTGCGTTGCAACCTCCCTGGCGCAGACAGGCTGCCAGGGCTTGAACCGCGATGTGCAAATTGACTGGCGGTCGCCGGACTGCAGGTGCACCGTTTCTTCCAGGAGCGGCATTGTAGCGATCGATAGCGTGGTTTTCTCCATCCGCGTGTCTGTGCTTGGTCCGGGACGCATTGTGCCAATGCGAGTGACCACGACCGCATGGCGGCTGCGTGATACCAGGGGAGGGGTGAGTGGTGAtgggaaaggaagagagagagagcactGTACCCAATTGGAAGAAGGCGTTTGGAGATTGGTCTGGTTGACACGAGGTGACAGTCAGCCAACGGCAACGCTAACAGACCAGGCGCTTACAGTAGGGGGGACCAGCACGAGTACGTTCACAGACTACAGAGCAGTCAGTCACCTTGTCCTCGGGGCATTTGCGTTCTCCATTTAAAGCCGTGAGCCTGGTCCAGTGGGATATCCACTGCGGGCCCTAAGTGGGGTCCGGCTTGTCGCTTGTTTGGCGATCAGTTCTGGGCCATCAATgctctcttcttttttgcCTTCCGTCTTGGCCCCCTCCCACCTTTTCGTCACCTCCATCATTCGATCTTCAATGCATTTCTTTATCATCCCAACCCCGGCCGGGTTTCTTTTAACCCTTTTACTTTACGCTATCAGGGGCTTGTCCGCGCTCCCGCAGCCGGGGTTCCCTGCTGGCAGAAGCTTCCCCCTTCGAATTCGGTCACTGACTCCGAACTTTCAGAGTCTTTATTTCAAAGGTTGTCACCATCTTCACTTTGCATCATTCAGGCACCGTCCCCTTCCCACAATATGGATATATAAGttagtgtgtgtgtgtgtgtgttcaTTATTCGTATTTGTTTCCCCCCTAAGAAACCCTAGTATTGTCGATCAACATTGCTCGCTGTGACGTTGCTTACGGTACGCGGCCGTTCCTCACCTCAACCTCGACCATCCCGTTTGGTTTCGAGGCCGTGTCCTGCAGTTACGCTGCGTATGAGCGTCATTTTCATGTATCCAAACGCCCGCAGATGAGAAGAGACACCCCTCCCAAGCCCCAAGGACCAAACAAAAAAACCCGATGGTACTTTTCGGCTGTGCACCCTGTCGTTACGCATGTCTTAACGCACTCGCTGTTGCTGCTCGCTGCGCTCCCAGAAGCGTTTTTCCCGGAAACCCAGCATAAATGCATGAGTTATATGATTACAGGTCATTAATTTCTCCCTCTATCCGTCGTCGCAGCCAGCCCATCAACTGATGATTACATCTCTGCCGGTAACCGAGTAGGTCGTCTGGTACATGCACCGCTGGAACGAGGTCCCGGAACAGTCGCCGTGAAACACCAGCTGCCCGCCTCCCGCGACGCTCGTCGCGCCGCCTGGCGCCGTGAGGTTGAAGTCCCCCGTCTGGAGCAgcatcctcgacggccgccggtAGGGGCCCTTGAGGGTCCTGCTCGTCGCGTAGTTGACGTTGTAGTTGTCCGTGTTGAAGCAGAAgctgctgaagaagaggatgtACAGACCGTCCTCGGTGCGCACGAGGTCCGGCGCCTCGACGAGcgggccgtcggcgtccgtcCTGCTGAGGATTTTCACGGGGTCGCCGACCTTGCTgatgccgtcggcctcgacctcctggAGCATGATTGGCGTGTCGACGAGCGGCTTGACGCCGTTGTTGCAGTCGCCGCCATTGCCCTCTCTGTTGCCGTCCACCTTGTACAGCACGTAGCGCTTCTTGGTTGACTCGTCGTAGAACCCCGCcgcgtcgatggcgccgccctcggcagACGGGCAAACCCACGGCTCCCGCGTCGGCCGGTAGGGGCCGGTGACGATGTCCGAGGTGCCCACGCCGATGCAGTGTTGCCCGCCGctctccttgacctcgcccgcgTAGTACATGATGAACGTTCCGTTGTCTAGCCTTCTCACGTCCGGCGCCCACGTGTTGGAGTTCGTCGTCCAGCCCCCGTCCGggagggcatcgtcgtcgagaagctcccACGGCCCCGAGATCTGAGAGGCCTTGGCGACCTGGAtgttgttgccgttgctgctggtCGCGAAGGAGTACCAGAGCCCGTTGTCGCCCTGCACGAGGGCGGGATCTGGGAAGTCGGTGCTGAGCTTTGGCTCCATGACCTTTTCGTCCCTGCCAACGACGTAGAGCGGGTCTACAGGCACGCCCAGGACGGGTTGCAAGGCGCCCCAACAGAACATGCCCGCCGCGAGAAGGGCGCATTGCCGCAATAATGCCGTTGTTGATGCTGAAAACATTGTCGCTGCTCTTGGGGGTAAGACAATAAAAAATTGACAATTATGTCTAAATATAAAATAAGAAGGGAAAAGGGCATGTAAAAGACGCACGACAATGATGTGGACGCTCGTTGAATTCGACTAATCGCAATTAAGAGCAAATGATTCGGCGATGATGGCTCTGgtgcttctcttcctctctctctcagagGAACTGGACAGTCTATTAGATCCAGCGCCGAATACACATTTCTTCATAAGCAAGTGCTGGCGTCATGAAAGTCATAGCAAACTTCGAGAAGGGAAATGACCTTCGAGGAAGCGTGCGAACGAGAGCCTTCTTGTAGGCCAAGCTTCCCGccaagagaaaaagaaaggggaaaaaaaaaaggaaaccCTTTGGCCGAACATGGGAGTtttctgttgttgttttccTTCCTCGCTCCTTGCCGTCCGCACACTCCACACGCGTTTGGCAGTGATAATCCCATCTTATATGGCCCTGTTACTGAGCTGGAGCGGCTCACACTAGTGGGCTTGTTCCATTCATGTCAAAGCAGATGCTTGAAACAGGTGGGCCTTAGGGGTGTGTGCGTGGCAGCTTTCCTCGCCTCACACCTGGGCTTCGACCGGATCCCCGAAGCTAGAACCTCTCAGCATCCCCGGCTCATGTTGCTTCAGCTGCTGCTCAAGACAATTTTCCTAGGGCTGGGCGCGTGTCAGGCGGTGTGGTCAGATAGCGACcccgccggccttgttcgCTGAATCCGTTTCTCCTTGGCCAACCTCGGAGGGAGAAGCAAAGACATGCATGGAGCTGTCGTTTTCCGCCATTCGACCGCAGCCCGCATATCAGGCTCTCAAAAGCTCGAGTACCGCCatgggatgaggaggaggatgaggaggaggagggggaggaagccCTTTCGTGCCCTTGACCGACGGGGGCCGGGTGGAGTGGATGAGTTTGGGCAGCCAGGATGACGGTCATTGACGACGTTGACAGCGTCGACGGAGGCTGCCCGGGGTGGGGACAAGGGATCTTGAACTGACGGTGTCGGCCCCGCTGGTCGGGCATAGGCGAAGCAAGGCGAGGGATTGAGGCGCACCCCCGACCACCCGTCATCCCGGAGAGGGGCTATAAGGTGAGGTACGTCAATAACCCAGTGCACGTGTAAAAGGCAAGAGAAGGAGGTTGCAAGCCAGGCGGATGTGACGTACTGCCACGAGTGCCATCCCAGGGGGAGCACTGAGGGGATCCGCTCTCCAGTAAAACGTCGCCCGACAAGTGTGCCAGTCAAGTCCAGTTGGCGGTCACGGTATTCTTGACTGCATTGCCCCCGAATGTACGAGGCATCGGAAGGAGGGTCAGTGGCAAGATGCTGCCGTTtcttggctggctggcgcgTGTGGCCTGAGACATGTCCAGTGACGATGCCTCCCtgttctttctctctttctcttctacAGGAAATCTGTCTTCGGACGAAGAACGGAACACGTATGTCGCCGCTGTTTATGACCGACATTCCAAACAGAATTCGTTCGGATGAGATCCACGTTGGCTCGGACTCGATTGTGCTGCAGTTTGAAAACACCGCCAGGATGCTGCCTGGAGTTGCACAAGTCCTTCCTCTCCAGGGTTTCCGTGCCCCCGTTTCCAACATTTCACTCAACGAAACTCTTTTGACACTCACAATTTCCATTGTGCAAACGACGACTATGAGTCGTACTTGAAAACGTGAACTGATGCGACAGTAGTAGTCGTCGCTTTTAATTTTCGTATAGGACCTATCTACTCCTATCCAGCCAGTCCGCACTATGTTCAGCAGGAAACCAGAACCAAACGCCACTTGCCAAAGCCATTTTTTTATGATACAATAGCCAACCACCGACCATTGTCAACAAAACACATGGTATCGAGCCAATCGACAAGACGAATTCCGTCAGAGCTTACTCGctgtcgtcatcctcgtcagCACCACCTGACTTGGACGCCTTCTTTGCGGCCTTggctgccttcttctcggccttccgGCGCTTGCGCTCCGCCTTCTCGTCGGGTGTCTCGCCCTCGTGcttcttgcgcttcttgctctcgccgtcatcctcgttGTTGGCGGGGGTGACTGCAACGCTCGTCGTGACGGTCGACGTCTCCACGACCTTCTGGGGAGTGGCCGGAGCGGatgatgcggcggcggcggcggcaccctcggcggcgccaaagTCCTTGTACTCAGACACCCACTTGGCGGGGGTGGCCTCGTTGGGGCGGCCGTACTTgtcgagcttgccgtcggccttgagcttcttcttctcggaaGCAAGGGGGCCAAGTCCCCATCTCCTGGGGTACAGGTCACGCTCCATGATGCATCGCTTGACCTTGGCAACAACACCGTGGTCTACGAGACGTTAGTCGATTATTCATGTGCATACGATGACGGATGACGGAAAGACATACCGCATGTCGACATCTCGACGGTGGACATCTGGGCAATACCGAGAGCGATGGCCTCGCCCTTAGTGGTCATGAGGACAACCTCATCGTGGACCTCGATCTCAGACTCTGTAAAAAGCGGGTCAGCATGGCATTCATTGGCGATATTGTCGGATTGACAACTCACCGTATCTAAGAAGACCGGGAAGCATGAGCTTAGCACCGTAGCAGACAGCGTTGACCTGTCACATACGTCAGTATCAGATACATGAGCGATTCCTGTTGTCTATAGGGCCGGACACATTGCCCGCATAGTTGCATCGGCTGCGAGGGCGTTAGGAGAGGGGTTGCAGTGGAAGACTTACGGCACTGTCCTTGACCACAATACGCTTGTAGCTAGTGAGGAGGGTCTCGAGGGGAGAGATGACCTTGCGCAGGTAAGACTCATCCCTGGTGTTGTCCATGGTCCACTGAGCATCAAGCACGTCGTGCAGAGTGACCATGCCCTTGGTCTCGTCCATGGCACCACTGCGCACTCTGCGGAGCTCCTGCATGTGGCCACCAACGCCCAACAAAAGACCCTGGCATCATGTCAGTAATGGAAGTAAGGCTGAACAGGGGTGAGCGTAACGTACGAGGTGGACGCAGAGAGTACGGATGTAGGTTCCAGCTTCGCACGAAACCCAGAAGACACCAAGGTGGCGATCCTATAATTGGCACCTGGTCAGCGTTTGTTTCCGCGGTTGGAGGGGATCGGCATACGTTGTCAAACTCAATGAGCTTGCTCTCGTGGATGGTACGGATACGCAGCTGACGCTTGACGGCAGAGATCAAGGGCGGGCGCTGGAAGAGGGCACCGGTCAAAGCTAGTTGACGAGTCAGAATCGCTTCGGCAGTTGCAACTTGGTCTGGTTCAACTCACTCTCGAGGGCGCGGGCGAACTGCACCTTGCCGCCGGGCAGCTTGTCGTGGAGGCGGATGACGGCAACGTACTCCTTACCGGCGGACTGCTGGGACTTGACGAGCCTGGTGGCACGGTCGACGCTGGAACAAGTTGTCAGTTGCAAGCCTCTCTCATGGATCGGTCCACTAAGGATCGGCGTGTCACGACTAACCAAACAATCAAACAACCTGAGAAAGTTAGCAAAACACGTTCGAGACAGTTTTGTGGGACGCGACTCACCAGTGACCTTGGGATCAAGGGTACCGCTGTGACCAGTCTTTTCAACGCTGCGCACAACAATATGGTTAGTTAGGTTTCTTCCGACCGGTTTTTGATCCCGATGCATAATCTGTCGATGCCCCTCGAAATCGGTCCGTCACATGTGTTTTTGGCTGTTGCTTGCAACGGCGGCCGTAGTTTCCGCGCTTCCCAGGCGTCGCAGTCCCATAGCGGTTCAATCAGGCGAGTTCCGACGAATCTTCTCGAGAAAGCATGCACATGCCTGACACCCGCAACCTTCAAGATGACGGGCCACCGATTGATTCCCCAGAGTCGCAAGAGTTGTTGCCGCGGGCCAGCGAGCCTGGTGGAAACCCTCCCGCCCGTCGTCCTAGGGTGACCATGGAGAACCGGTTTCGCCGCACATCGTCCGTTTGTATTCGTCGGACCGAACACCATCTGTACCGTCTTTCGAGAGCCGCTGTTGATAGGAAAACGCACGTTCGGTTCCCGAGGGGGTTGGTGAGGGCGCGACACGGACGCGGGGCATCGCTTGAAACAACAAGAAGAGGGATGGGAAATTGCATACCGAAGCATTCGCTTGACCCAAGCGACAACCTCGTGGGAACTGGGCTGCGCAATTGTCAGAACTTTTGATCATGGCTACAAGAATATTCACGCCATGGGAAACATACGTTGGAGGGCttgtcgaggttgatgacACCGCTGGAGATGTACGACTTGATGTCTCTCTTCAGAGGGCTGCATCCTGCCGGAATGGGGGTGAAGTGACCCGTCCGGACGAGAACTGCAGACCAGTCAGTCGGCTGTTTTGTCTTTTACAATTGATCTCTACGAGCGCTTTGCTCAAGCCCAATGGGAAAGGAGGGAGAACTTGCGCTTGTCGTAGTTCTTGAGCAACAGAGGCCAGTTGCTCGTGTCCAGATGGGGGACCGAGGCCTGCGGCTTGATGGCgaactcctcctcctcgctgtgCTTGACGATCTCCATGGCCATTGTTTCCTAAGTTGTCCCGAAACGACGAGAGGCGCTGCAGGTGGCAGGTGCAATGGGGGGAGGTGGTTTGGTGTTTGACGTTGCGGCGGCAGGTACTCGCGAACGTCGGGAAATGGAAGGTCTCGtcggtggtgttggaggaCTTGAAGCTTTCCCAATCCAaattttttttcttcctgcTGTGGGGTGGAAGCTGCCAAAAAATGCGTCGGGGCCCACAATGTGGCGCCGTCCAGCCATTGGGCGGACGTCATTGGCTTCCCTCTGACGTTCAGCCACACACACGACGGACGCGACTCGCTGCCGTTCCGCCTTTCCAGGGTCCAGTCCAGTGCAATCATGCGCGTGAAATCAATGTTCACAGACAATACACTAAAGAGGTGGCGTACGTCAGTCAAGTTAACTGTCAACGGTCAACGGACGGTCAACGTTAAGGTGGTTAATGTCAGCATCCTGCAACAGCACCATCATCGGATCAACCATTAAAGTTGGACATCAATTCATTATATTTGTACTTGGTATAACATCCAGGGTCATTGCCAAGGGGCTTCTGCATTCAGGCCTCAAGGCCGATGACAACCATACCGAGGCGGTATCTTCAACTCCAAACTCCCGCTAAACCAAAACAACTTGCAGAAGGAGCAACGGACGCGAACGCATCTACCCTGAATGTCATGCGCACTGCACCCTAGGCGGCAAATCCTCTCCTCAGGTCCTCCTCCGTCAGGCCATGATAGGCTGCTGGGTTGTGCTCCGCATACATTGTGTGTGGTGGCTGTTGAACGACGGGTGGGCTCGGGTATCTCTGTCTTGCGTCCCAGTCGGGCTCAACCTCCCTCAACTCATACGACTCTGacctctcttttcctttcgAATCATTCCAGCTGCCCTGGGGATCATCGCCACCGAGCGCAATCCCGATATGCTGCAGCGGCCCTCTGGGAACCGCGTTGCCGGCTGGCCACTGCATGCTCTGCGCCTCGTTGCCGCTGACGGGGCTGTTGTATTGGGACGAGTATGGAGAGAAATACCTCGGAAACGCCTTCTCTCCCTGGGGACTCAGGGGAGATTCGTCCCAACCTCGCGTATGCCCTTGGGTGCTTGGGGTGTCGTCCCAGCTCCGCAGGGGCTTCTGGCTGAGAGGAGTGCCGCTGATGCCGCTGGTGTTGAGGGGCGTAGGCCAACCGGAGCGGCCGCCGCTCTGCTGCTTCATCTCAAGCTGCTTCAAGAATGCTCTGCGCCGCCTTTTCCCGTTCCAGACAATGCAGAACCCTGCTACGGCCAGGATGAGTAGGACACCTCCGATGACAatgccgaccttggcgcCGAGGCTGAGGGGACCGCTGTTGTAGTCCGGCAGGTACGTGTTTGTCGGCGTTGGTTCGGTGATGTTG
Coding sequences within it:
- a CDS encoding Putative glycoside hydrolase, family 43, which gives rise to MFSASTTALLRQCALLAAGMFCWGALQPVLGVPVDPLYVVGRDEKVMEPKLSTDFPDPALVQGDNGLWYSFATSSNGNNIQVAKASQISGPWELLDDDALPDGGWTTNSNTWAPDVRRLDNGTFIMYYAGEVKESGGQHCIGVGTSDIVTGPYRPTREPWVCPSAEGGAIDAAGFYDESTKKRYVLYKVDGNREGNGGDCNNGVKPLVDTPIMLQEVEADGISKVGDPVKILSRTDADGPLVEAPDLVRTEDGLYILFFSSFCFNTDNYNVNYATSRTLKGPYRRPSRMLLQTGDFNLTAPGGATSVAGGGQLVFHGDCSGTSFQRCMYQTTYSVTGRDVIIS
- a CDS encoding Putative PUA domain, pseudouridine synthase II, tRNA pseudouridine synthase B family, dyskerin → MAMEIVKHSEEEEFAIKPQASVPHLDTSNWPLLLKNYDKLLVRTGHFTPIPAGCSPLKRDIKSYISSGVINLDKPSNPSSHEVVAWVKRMLRVEKTGHSGTLDPKVTGCLIVCVDRATRLVKSQQSAGKEYVAVIRLHDKLPGGKVQFARALETLTGALFQRPPLISAVKRQLRIRTIHESKLIEFDNDRHLGVFWVSCEAGTYIRTLCVHLGLLLGVGGHMQELRRVRSGAMDETKGMVTLHDVLDAQWTMDNTRDESYLRKVISPLETLLTSYKRIVVKDSAVNAVCYGAKLMLPGLLRYESEIEVHDEVVLMTTKGEAIALGIAQMSTVEMSTCDHGVVAKVKRCIMERDLYPRRWGLGPLASEKKKLKADGKLDKYGRPNEATPAKWVSEYKDFGAAEGAAAAAASSAPATPQKVVETSTVTTSVAVTPANNEDDGESKKRKKHEGETPDEKAERKRRKAEKKAAKAAKKASKSGGADEDDDSE